In Micromonospora sp. WMMD980, the following are encoded in one genomic region:
- the purM gene encoding phosphoribosylformylglycinamidine cyclo-ligase has protein sequence MTHVSERSGAGSSPTGAGGDRQPWSAGSGRTQRKRSVSYADAGVSIEAGDRAVELLKSKVRETRRPEVMGDLGGFAGLFRLDTKKYKSPILASSTDGVGTKLVIAQQLDIHDTVGIDLVAMVVDDLVACGAEPLFLLDYIATGEVVPDRVAEIGAGIADGCRYAGCALLGGETAEHPGVLRPDEYDISATGVGVVEESEILRPERVEVGDVVIAMRSSGLHSNGYSLVRHVLLGAGRMRLDVVIEDFGRQRTLGEELLTPTKIYAQDCLKLIAEAEVRALAHVTGGGIPGNLVRVLPEHVDAVVDRSTWKPQPIFDLIQSKGRIEDPEMESTFNMGVGMFAIVAAEDADRALATLTGRGVDAWQAGGIIEGTGNVQMVGQHTRG, from the coding sequence GTGACGCACGTGTCCGAGCGCAGCGGCGCAGGATCCAGCCCGACGGGCGCCGGCGGCGACCGCCAGCCCTGGTCGGCGGGGTCCGGCCGGACGCAGCGCAAACGCTCGGTCTCGTACGCCGACGCCGGGGTGTCGATCGAGGCGGGCGACCGCGCGGTCGAGCTGCTCAAGTCCAAGGTCCGGGAGACCCGGCGCCCGGAGGTCATGGGTGACCTGGGCGGCTTCGCCGGCCTGTTCCGGCTGGACACGAAGAAGTACAAGAGCCCGATCCTGGCCTCCTCCACCGACGGGGTGGGCACCAAGCTGGTGATCGCCCAGCAGCTCGACATCCACGACACGGTCGGCATCGACCTGGTCGCCATGGTCGTCGACGACCTGGTCGCCTGCGGCGCCGAGCCGCTGTTCCTGCTCGACTACATCGCCACCGGCGAGGTAGTGCCGGATCGGGTCGCCGAGATCGGCGCCGGCATCGCCGACGGCTGCCGGTACGCCGGCTGCGCGCTGCTGGGCGGCGAGACCGCCGAGCACCCCGGCGTGCTGCGTCCGGACGAGTACGACATCTCGGCCACCGGCGTCGGCGTGGTCGAAGAGAGCGAGATCCTCCGTCCGGAGCGGGTCGAGGTGGGCGACGTGGTGATCGCCATGCGGTCGTCCGGTCTGCACTCCAACGGTTACTCGCTGGTCCGGCACGTGCTGCTGGGCGCCGGCCGGATGCGGCTGGACGTGGTGATCGAGGACTTCGGTCGCCAGCGCACGCTGGGCGAGGAGCTGCTCACCCCGACCAAGATCTACGCGCAGGACTGCCTCAAGCTGATCGCCGAGGCGGAGGTGCGGGCGCTGGCGCACGTGACCGGCGGAGGCATCCCGGGAAACCTGGTCCGGGTCCTGCCCGAGCACGTCGACGCGGTGGTCGACCGGTCCACCTGGAAGCCGCAGCCGATCTTCGACCTGATCCAGTCCAAGGGCCGGATCGAGGACCCGGAGATGGAGTCGACGTTCAACATGGGCGTCGGCATGTTCGCGATCGTCGCCGCCGAGGACGCCGACCGCGCGTTGGCCACCCTGACCGGTCGTGGCGTCGACGCCTGGCAGGCTGGCGGGATCATCGAGGGCACCGGCAACGTGCAGATGGTCGGTCAGCACACCCGGGGCTGA
- the purF gene encoding amidophosphoribosyltransferase codes for MPRGDGRLSHDLDPQRPGPQDACGVFGVWAPGEEVANLTYFGLYALQHRGQEAAGIAVSDGSGVVVYKDLGLVAQVFDEPTLASLRGHVAIGHARYSTTGGSTWENAQPTIRATSAGTTIALAHNGNLVNTADLQREVSARGMDSDGSSNDTSLVTMLLASRPDLSVEAAALEVLPQLRGAFSFVFMDESTLYAARDPHGVRPLVLGRLERGWVVASETAALDIVGASVVREVEPGELIAIDEGGLRSSRFAAPEPKGCLFEYVYIARPDATIAGRNVHAARVQIGRQLAKEHPVEADLVIPVPESGTPAAIGYAEESGVTYGQGLMKNPYVGRTFIQPSQTLRALGVRLKLNPLRQNVRGKRLVVVDDSIVRGTTQRAIVRLLREAGALEVHVRISSPPVSWPCFYGIDFATRAELLANGLDNEGIRRSIGADTLGYVSLPGLIAATEQPKTRLCRACFDGEYPIELPAGNLIGKHVLEGVGRRVVAEAAEPTNPLVATPTHHP; via the coding sequence GTGCCCCGAGGCGATGGCCGGCTGAGCCACGACCTTGACCCCCAACGACCCGGCCCCCAGGACGCGTGCGGCGTCTTCGGTGTCTGGGCGCCCGGGGAAGAAGTCGCCAATCTGACCTACTTCGGGCTCTACGCCCTCCAGCACCGCGGCCAGGAGGCCGCCGGCATCGCGGTCAGTGACGGCTCCGGGGTGGTGGTCTACAAGGATCTCGGCCTGGTCGCCCAGGTGTTCGACGAGCCGACCCTGGCCAGCCTGCGCGGGCACGTCGCGATCGGGCACGCGCGCTACTCGACCACGGGCGGGTCGACCTGGGAGAACGCCCAGCCGACGATCCGGGCCACCAGCGCCGGCACGACGATCGCGCTGGCGCACAACGGCAACCTGGTCAACACCGCCGACCTCCAGCGCGAGGTGTCCGCCCGGGGGATGGACTCCGACGGGTCGAGCAACGACACGTCACTGGTCACCATGCTGCTGGCGAGTCGGCCCGACCTCTCGGTCGAGGCGGCCGCGCTGGAGGTGCTGCCGCAGCTGCGCGGCGCGTTCAGCTTCGTCTTCATGGACGAGTCGACGCTCTACGCGGCGCGCGACCCGCACGGCGTGCGCCCGCTGGTCCTCGGCCGGCTGGAGCGCGGCTGGGTGGTGGCGAGCGAGACCGCCGCGCTGGACATCGTCGGCGCGAGCGTGGTCCGCGAGGTCGAGCCGGGCGAGCTGATCGCGATCGACGAGGGTGGGTTGCGGTCCAGCCGGTTCGCCGCCCCCGAACCCAAGGGCTGCCTCTTCGAGTACGTCTACATCGCCCGGCCGGACGCCACCATTGCCGGCCGGAACGTGCACGCCGCCCGGGTGCAGATCGGTCGCCAGCTCGCCAAGGAGCATCCGGTCGAGGCCGACCTGGTGATACCGGTGCCGGAGTCGGGCACGCCGGCGGCCATCGGCTACGCCGAGGAGTCCGGCGTCACCTACGGCCAGGGCCTGATGAAGAACCCGTACGTCGGGCGCACGTTCATCCAGCCCTCGCAGACGCTGCGCGCGCTCGGCGTCCGGCTCAAGCTGAATCCGCTGCGGCAGAACGTGCGTGGCAAGCGGCTGGTGGTGGTGGACGACTCGATCGTCCGGGGCACCACCCAGCGGGCCATCGTCCGGCTGCTGCGGGAGGCGGGCGCGCTGGAGGTGCACGTCCGGATCTCCTCGCCGCCGGTCAGTTGGCCCTGTTTCTACGGCATCGACTTCGCCACCCGGGCCGAACTGCTGGCCAACGGGCTGGACAACGAGGGCATCCGGCGGTCGATCGGCGCCGACACGCTCGGTTACGTATCCCTGCCCGGTCTCATCGCGGCGACCGAGCAGCCGAAGACCCGGCTCTGCCGGGCGTGCTTCGATGGGGAATATCCGATCGAACTGCCGGCCGGGAACCTGATCGGCAAGCACGTGCTCGAGGGAGTGGGCCGCCGGGTCGTCGCCGAGGCGGCCGAGCCCACCAACCCGCTCGTCGCCACACCGACCCATCACCCGTAG
- a CDS encoding sterol carrier family protein, giving the protein MLAALTALDEGRTPERPVLREAVRTLLAALTDRAPGRSVEVRVPPYGAVQCVIGPRHTRGTPPNVVEMDPATWLAVATGRLGWAEAVTEGRVRVSGNRADLSAYLPI; this is encoded by the coding sequence GTGCTCGCCGCGCTCACCGCGCTCGACGAGGGGCGTACGCCCGAACGGCCGGTGCTCCGGGAAGCGGTCCGGACGCTCTTGGCCGCCCTCACGGACCGCGCCCCCGGCCGATCGGTGGAGGTGCGCGTCCCACCATACGGCGCGGTGCAGTGCGTGATCGGCCCGCGACACACCCGGGGCACGCCACCGAACGTGGTGGAGATGGATCCGGCCACCTGGCTGGCGGTCGCCACCGGTCGCCTCGGGTGGGCGGAGGCGGTCACCGAGGGTCGCGTACGGGTCTCGGGAAACCGGGCCGACCTCTCCGCGTACCTCCCGATTTAG
- a CDS encoding carboxypeptidase regulatory-like domain-containing protein, whose amino-acid sequence MSTHRRAWKHRAGVVVALVFGALLTVPATPALAASIVTATNSVSIDAGKSSQVVVKVRLGNGETSADIDVSDLPDGVNCGGCGSVDFKGGQETDVTLTLSAAGDAPANNALAKITVTGGGVRPLRVAVKAAAPPPPQQPQTVKTVSGKVINSDGEPISGALVMLRDSAGKERRTNTNGSGNFSFSGSVDNPIAPGRIDLGASADGASPTAKSINAAAGQSATGIRLSIAVKAASESPSASPSASESAPPSEEATEEAASEPPASDTPAAPQPAASEEDSGGFGSWLLILLGGLFVAVGVGTIVLLYMRRKNEDGDGPDGPIGPGGPDGAGAIPAARGAYRGADDQTRMVNGMGAGPAPTMVGGAALSEAPTMLQRPVVDDVPPDPYGAPPGPAYGVGAGQGGYGYGENAAGPGGNDGYGNAPSSGGGYGSAPSSGGGYGNGPSSGAGYGGPDYAAGYPPAQGGGYGNERFDEPTGRYPGDGTQYTPAADPYPTSTYQSEADRGYEQIAPGQYGRGSEQGDGYRTGGGYGDAPSGYDNASGGYDGGRQQAGYGDRPTGDYDADPAGGYGATRGATYGDAPTGGYGDTPGYGGGRPGSGYDSPPTGGYDSASTGGYDSASTGGYDSGRPTGGYGDAPTGGYDATPAGGYDGRQSGGYDGGQAGYGQQGGYDGGQQGGYEQRPGYGDGYGQSPQGGYGQGGYGDQAGYGDQEPPQQRGGYDNQGGYHNDPAQAGRARDGGQPDRGGRRLDWLDD is encoded by the coding sequence GTGTCAACACACCGACGTGCCTGGAAGCATCGGGCCGGTGTGGTCGTGGCGCTGGTGTTCGGCGCGCTGCTCACCGTCCCCGCCACACCCGCCCTCGCGGCGTCGATCGTCACTGCCACCAACTCCGTCTCGATCGATGCGGGCAAGAGCAGTCAGGTCGTCGTCAAGGTTCGCCTGGGCAACGGGGAGACGTCTGCCGACATCGACGTGAGTGACCTGCCCGACGGCGTCAACTGCGGAGGCTGCGGTTCGGTCGACTTCAAGGGCGGGCAGGAAACGGACGTCACGCTGACGCTGTCGGCAGCCGGGGACGCCCCGGCCAACAACGCGTTGGCGAAGATCACGGTGACCGGTGGGGGCGTACGCCCGCTTCGCGTCGCCGTGAAGGCCGCCGCCCCGCCGCCGCCGCAGCAGCCGCAGACCGTCAAGACGGTCTCCGGCAAGGTGATCAACTCCGACGGTGAGCCGATCTCCGGCGCGCTTGTCATGCTGCGCGACAGCGCCGGCAAGGAGCGCCGGACGAACACGAACGGCAGCGGCAACTTCAGCTTCAGCGGCTCGGTCGACAACCCGATCGCACCGGGCCGGATCGACCTGGGCGCCTCCGCGGACGGTGCCAGCCCGACCGCCAAGTCGATCAACGCGGCCGCGGGTCAGTCCGCCACCGGGATCCGGCTCAGCATCGCGGTCAAGGCGGCGTCGGAGAGCCCGAGCGCGAGCCCGTCGGCCAGCGAGTCGGCCCCGCCGTCGGAGGAGGCGACCGAGGAAGCGGCCAGCGAGCCGCCCGCCTCCGACACGCCGGCCGCACCGCAGCCGGCCGCCAGCGAGGAGGACTCCGGCGGCTTCGGCTCCTGGTTGCTCATCCTGCTCGGTGGCCTCTTCGTCGCCGTCGGCGTGGGCACCATCGTGCTGCTCTACATGCGCCGCAAGAACGAGGACGGCGACGGCCCGGACGGCCCGATCGGTCCCGGTGGCCCGGACGGGGCCGGCGCGATCCCCGCGGCGCGCGGCGCCTACCGGGGCGCCGACGACCAGACCCGGATGGTCAACGGCATGGGCGCCGGACCGGCACCGACGATGGTCGGTGGCGCCGCGCTCAGCGAGGCGCCGACCATGCTCCAGCGCCCGGTCGTGGACGATGTCCCACCGGATCCGTACGGTGCCCCGCCCGGGCCCGCCTACGGCGTCGGCGCGGGCCAGGGCGGTTACGGCTACGGCGAGAACGCGGCCGGTCCGGGCGGCAACGACGGCTACGGCAACGCGCCCTCCTCGGGTGGCGGCTACGGCAGCGCCCCGTCCTCCGGCGGCGGCTACGGCAACGGCCCGTCCTCCGGCGCCGGCTACGGCGGCCCGGACTACGCGGCCGGCTATCCGCCGGCTCAGGGCGGTGGCTACGGCAACGAGCGCTTCGACGAGCCCACCGGCCGCTACCCGGGTGACGGCACCCAGTACACGCCGGCGGCCGACCCGTACCCGACCAGCACCTACCAGTCCGAGGCGGATCGGGGCTATGAGCAGATTGCCCCGGGGCAGTACGGCCGGGGCTCGGAGCAGGGCGACGGCTATCGCACCGGCGGCGGCTACGGTGACGCGCCCAGCGGTTACGACAACGCCTCCGGCGGCTACGACGGCGGCCGGCAGCAGGCCGGCTACGGCGACAGGCCGACCGGCGACTACGACGCCGACCCCGCCGGCGGCTACGGCGCCACCCGGGGCGCGACCTACGGCGACGCCCCCACCGGCGGCTACGGCGACACGCCGGGCTACGGCGGTGGCCGACCCGGCAGCGGCTACGACAGCCCCCCGACGGGCGGCTACGACAGCGCCTCGACGGGCGGCTACGACAGCGCCTCGACGGGCGGCTACGACAGCGGCCGGCCGACGGGCGGCTACGGCGACGCGCCGACCGGCGGTTACGACGCCACCCCGGCCGGTGGCTACGACGGGCGGCAGTCGGGCGGTTACGACGGCGGCCAGGCCGGCTACGGTCAGCAGGGCGGCTACGACGGCGGTCAGCAGGGCGGCTACGAGCAGCGCCCCGGCTACGGCGACGGCTACGGCCAGTCGCCGCAGGGCGGCTACGGCCAGGGTGGCTACGGCGACCAGGCTGGCTACGGCGACCAGGAGCCCCCGCAGCAGCGCGGCGGCTACGACAACCAGGGCGGCTACCACAACGACCCGGCCCAGGCCGGTCGCGCCCGGGACGGCGGCCAGCCCGACCGGGGTGGACGGCGTCTGGACTGGCTGGACGACTGA
- a CDS encoding GNAT family N-acetyltransferase, which translates to MPLVNDLVAVYRQVYADGGEFHSEDRYRRQLDAHMTRAGWTLVTATADGQLVGYIYGFPLPPETGWWAGIEQPTPTGFTEETGRRTFAVSELLVRPQWRRRGVARALHDQLLSRRAEDRATLLVDPENAVARRAYDSWGWQHVTHLTPTWDDAPKFMVLIRQPSSTDPVA; encoded by the coding sequence GTGCCGCTCGTCAACGACCTCGTCGCCGTCTACCGACAGGTGTACGCGGACGGCGGCGAGTTCCACAGCGAGGACCGGTACCGCCGTCAACTCGACGCTCACATGACGCGCGCCGGCTGGACCCTGGTCACCGCCACGGCCGACGGTCAGCTGGTGGGATACATCTACGGCTTTCCCCTGCCCCCGGAGACCGGGTGGTGGGCGGGGATCGAACAACCCACGCCGACGGGTTTCACCGAGGAGACGGGCCGACGCACGTTCGCCGTCAGTGAGTTGCTCGTGCGGCCACAGTGGCGACGCCGCGGTGTGGCGCGGGCGCTGCACGACCAGTTGCTGAGCCGCCGCGCCGAGGACCGCGCGACACTTCTGGTGGATCCGGAGAATGCCGTCGCCCGACGCGCCTACGACTCCTGGGGATGGCAGCACGTCACCCATCTGACGCCGACCTGGGATGACGCGCCCAAGTTCATGGTCCTGATCAGGCAGCCTTCCTCCACCGATCCGGTGGCCTGA
- a CDS encoding helix-turn-helix transcriptional regulator — MVPASFWKHEPVRVALAGRHLGQVIRAYRNHPYQGRSPLPQSVVAGWLGITQAQLSRVENGPPIVHLDRLIHWARLLRIPAFRLWISLPDQPLARSHGDAGRPDHESAATMETAGAANPPAPADAATSASNRGGGTTDRRHFHALAALAGIAATGFHDLLSAPADAPRSVGMEQVRYAGSLVEQLRQADAVAGADQLYDIAARVHARLSSWATKATYTREVGEALQIALADLAIATAWLAIDSDRRPMARPYLNEAITRARIADDPRLEVLAFIQLALLVRDDHPAESLHSADAALRASAGWGTPRLATLVHLRTAHAYAALRDVSGFGRAMTRARREFERGTSDDDLPFLHFVTAQEVEGIEGLSYLAMSRADRAADAFQAITDSIPPALRRNRIYYAVQLADARCRLGDVDEAARTAMDVLPDLDQVNSGRVRRDLARVRASLAQTQRPTPARREFVDAYDQAVRR, encoded by the coding sequence GTGGTGCCCGCATCCTTCTGGAAGCACGAACCGGTACGGGTGGCACTGGCCGGGCGGCATCTCGGGCAGGTGATCCGCGCGTACCGGAATCACCCCTATCAGGGCCGGAGCCCGCTGCCGCAGAGCGTGGTGGCCGGGTGGCTGGGGATCACGCAGGCGCAGTTGAGCCGGGTGGAGAACGGGCCGCCGATCGTTCACCTGGACCGCCTCATCCACTGGGCGCGGCTGCTGCGGATTCCGGCCTTCCGGCTGTGGATCAGCCTGCCCGACCAGCCGTTGGCCAGATCGCACGGGGACGCTGGGCGGCCCGACCACGAGTCGGCCGCGACCATGGAGACAGCCGGGGCGGCGAACCCGCCGGCCCCGGCGGATGCCGCGACATCGGCATCAAACCGAGGAGGTGGCACCACGGACCGGCGACATTTTCACGCCCTGGCCGCGCTTGCCGGCATCGCCGCGACCGGTTTCCACGACCTGCTCTCCGCACCCGCCGACGCACCTCGCAGCGTCGGCATGGAACAGGTGCGCTACGCGGGCTCGCTGGTGGAGCAGCTCCGGCAGGCCGATGCGGTGGCGGGCGCCGACCAGCTCTACGACATCGCCGCCCGGGTCCATGCGCGCCTCTCGTCGTGGGCGACGAAGGCCACCTACACCAGGGAGGTCGGCGAGGCCTTGCAGATCGCGCTGGCCGACCTCGCGATTGCGACCGCCTGGCTGGCCATCGACTCCGACCGCCGGCCGATGGCGCGGCCGTACCTGAACGAGGCGATCACCCGGGCCCGCATCGCCGACGATCCGCGCCTGGAGGTTCTCGCCTTCATCCAGCTCGCGCTGCTCGTCCGGGACGACCACCCCGCCGAGTCGCTGCACAGCGCGGATGCGGCGCTGCGGGCCTCCGCCGGGTGGGGCACGCCGAGGCTGGCGACCTTGGTCCACCTGCGGACGGCGCACGCATACGCCGCACTGCGGGACGTGAGCGGCTTCGGCCGGGCGATGACCAGGGCCCGCCGCGAGTTCGAGCGCGGCACCAGCGACGACGACCTGCCGTTCCTGCATTTCGTCACCGCGCAGGAGGTCGAGGGCATCGAAGGGTTGTCGTACCTCGCGATGAGCCGGGCCGACCGCGCGGCGGACGCGTTCCAGGCGATCACCGACAGCATCCCTCCGGCGCTGCGCCGGAATCGGATCTACTACGCGGTGCAACTCGCCGACGCGCGGTGCCGTCTCGGCGACGTCGACGAGGCCGCGCGGACGGCGATGGACGTCCTGCCGGACCTGGACCAGGTGAATTCCGGGCGGGTGCGGCGTGATCTCGCGAGGGTCAGGGCGAGCCTGGCGCAGACCCAGCGACCGACCCCCGCGCGCCGGGAGTTCGTCGACGCGTACGACCAGGCGGTGAGGCGGTAG
- a CDS encoding 2-phosphosulfolactate phosphatase: MTLAVFAQPGAGARFDWGLAGAAELGRVCAALVVVDVLSFTTAVQVAVSRGSRVHPFPWGEQAAEYARRIGAVAAVGRRQTTPKHPWSLSPAALRTAPAVTDLVLPSPNGSAISAAASATGLPVVAACLRNARAVGRWLRDQGYGTNDAPVGVVAAGERWPDGSLRPCVEDQLGAACVLDALAGVRGGLSVEAAVTLAALASTPDVPAAVRGCVSGRELAEGGFAQDVVIATEVGVSDVVPVLRQGYFTAA, from the coding sequence CTGACCTTGGCCGTCTTCGCCCAGCCCGGAGCCGGCGCCCGGTTCGACTGGGGGCTGGCCGGGGCGGCGGAGCTCGGCCGGGTCTGCGCCGCCCTGGTGGTGGTGGACGTGCTGTCGTTCACCACCGCCGTGCAGGTCGCGGTCAGCCGCGGCTCCCGGGTGCACCCGTTCCCGTGGGGCGAGCAGGCCGCCGAGTACGCCCGCCGGATCGGCGCCGTCGCCGCCGTGGGTCGCCGGCAGACGACCCCGAAGCATCCGTGGTCGCTCTCCCCGGCGGCGCTGCGGACCGCGCCGGCGGTCACCGACCTGGTGTTGCCGTCGCCCAACGGCTCGGCGATCAGCGCCGCGGCGAGCGCCACCGGCCTGCCGGTGGTGGCGGCGTGCCTGCGCAACGCGCGCGCCGTCGGGCGGTGGCTCCGCGACCAGGGGTACGGGACGAACGACGCCCCGGTGGGTGTGGTGGCCGCCGGGGAGCGCTGGCCCGACGGATCACTGCGACCCTGCGTGGAGGACCAGCTCGGGGCGGCGTGCGTGCTGGACGCGCTGGCCGGGGTGCGCGGCGGCCTCTCGGTCGAGGCGGCCGTGACGCTTGCCGCGCTGGCCAGCACGCCCGACGTGCCGGCGGCGGTCCGGGGCTGCGTCTCCGGCCGGGAACTGGCCGAGGGAGGCTTCGCCCAGGACGTCGTGATCGCCACCGAGGTCGGTGTCTCCGACGTGGTGCCGGTGCTCCGGCAGGGCTACTTCACCGCCGCCTGA
- the purL gene encoding phosphoribosylformylglycinamidine synthase subunit PurL: MPQAQGVVPQTGPTDDWAPGVDTVQRAGGTPEELQPYAELGLRDDEYDRIRHILGRRPTQAELAMYSIMWSEHCSYKSSKVHLRQFGEKAPPSDRLLAGIGENAGVVRVSDELAVTFKVESHNHPSFVEPYQGAATGVGGIVRDILAMGARPVAVMDPLRFGAADHPDTARVLPGVVAGVGGYGNCLGLPNIGGEVVFDPCYQGNPLVNALCLGVLPVDRLQKKDATGPGNVVVLMGAKTGRDGIGGVSVLASATFDEGSEQRRPSVQVGDPFMEKLLIEACLELYDAELVVGIQDLGGAGLTCALTETAASAGTGMRVWLERVPLREPSMEPHEILASESQERMLLVVTPEKLEAVLKTAEKWGVWATAIGEVTAPSPDGRPGRLVITWRDQLVVDVPPGSLVDDGPVYARPMREPADLILLQADRAETLPRPSTPDALRETVLRMIASPNLADKTWVTEQYDRYVLGNTVLAQPEDSGVIRIDERSGLGVALSVDGNGRYARLDPYQGTRLALAEAYRNVAVTGAKPIAVTNCLNFGSPEDPGVMWQFAEAVRGLADGCLELGIPVTGGNVSFYNQTGAAAIHPTPVVGVLGVLDDVAQRVPMGFEPRPAGDHDQLFLLGETHVELSGSEWAWVTHEHLGGIPPQVDLARERQLGELLAEAARVGHVSSAHDLSDGGLAQSLVESSLRRGVGAQIALPEHFAEGSMPFVFLFSESAGRVLVSVPRGHEKAFTALCGEHGVPWEFIGVTDPASGALEVRGQFRIGRDELREAHGATLPRLFGQTEAPQVEVAATRAGTTTVLPSTAEQPVGVEPAAVDAEPIAETGPAAEAEVPGDRGTVAAESTEPAASGPEATPAGGPSEAPGATASDGTEPASGEPDQRPAPDQR, translated from the coding sequence CTGCCCCAGGCGCAGGGCGTGGTGCCGCAGACCGGCCCGACCGACGACTGGGCGCCGGGCGTGGACACCGTGCAGCGCGCCGGCGGCACGCCGGAGGAGCTTCAGCCGTACGCCGAGCTGGGGCTCCGCGACGACGAGTACGACCGGATCCGGCACATCCTCGGCCGCCGGCCCACCCAGGCCGAGCTGGCCATGTATTCGATCATGTGGAGCGAGCACTGCTCCTACAAGTCGAGCAAGGTGCACCTGCGCCAGTTCGGCGAGAAGGCGCCGCCGAGCGACCGGCTGCTCGCCGGCATCGGGGAGAACGCCGGCGTGGTCCGGGTCTCCGACGAACTGGCGGTGACCTTCAAGGTCGAGTCGCACAACCACCCGAGCTTCGTCGAGCCCTACCAGGGCGCGGCGACCGGCGTCGGCGGCATCGTCCGCGACATCCTCGCCATGGGCGCCCGGCCGGTGGCCGTGATGGATCCGCTGCGTTTCGGCGCCGCCGACCACCCGGACACCGCGCGCGTGCTGCCCGGCGTGGTGGCCGGCGTCGGCGGCTACGGCAACTGCCTGGGCCTGCCCAACATCGGCGGCGAGGTCGTCTTCGACCCCTGCTACCAGGGCAACCCGCTGGTCAACGCGCTCTGCCTGGGCGTGCTGCCGGTCGACCGGCTGCAGAAGAAGGACGCCACCGGCCCCGGCAACGTCGTGGTGCTGATGGGCGCCAAGACCGGCCGGGACGGCATCGGCGGCGTGTCCGTGCTGGCCAGCGCCACCTTCGACGAGGGCAGCGAGCAGCGCCGCCCGTCGGTGCAGGTGGGCGACCCGTTCATGGAGAAGCTGCTCATCGAGGCGTGCCTGGAGCTGTACGACGCCGAGCTGGTCGTCGGCATCCAGGACCTCGGCGGCGCCGGCCTGACCTGCGCCCTGACCGAGACCGCCGCCTCCGCCGGCACCGGCATGCGGGTCTGGCTGGAGCGGGTGCCGCTGCGCGAGCCCTCGATGGAGCCGCACGAGATCCTGGCCAGCGAGTCCCAGGAGCGGATGCTGCTGGTCGTCACGCCGGAGAAGCTGGAGGCGGTGCTCAAGACCGCCGAGAAGTGGGGCGTCTGGGCCACCGCCATCGGCGAGGTCACCGCGCCGTCCCCGGACGGTCGTCCGGGCCGGCTCGTCATCACCTGGCGCGACCAGCTCGTGGTCGACGTGCCGCCGGGCTCGCTGGTGGACGACGGTCCGGTCTACGCCCGCCCGATGCGGGAGCCGGCCGACCTGATCCTGCTCCAGGCCGACCGGGCCGAGACGCTGCCCCGGCCGAGCACCCCGGACGCGCTCCGGGAGACCGTGCTTCGCATGATCGCCTCGCCGAACCTGGCCGACAAGACCTGGGTGACCGAGCAGTACGACCGGTACGTGCTGGGCAACACCGTGCTCGCCCAGCCGGAGGACTCCGGCGTGATCCGGATCGACGAGCGGAGCGGCCTCGGCGTCGCTCTCTCCGTCGACGGCAACGGCCGGTACGCCCGCCTCGACCCCTACCAAGGGACGAGGCTGGCGCTCGCCGAGGCGTACCGGAACGTGGCCGTGACCGGCGCGAAGCCGATCGCGGTGACCAACTGCCTCAACTTCGGCTCGCCGGAGGACCCGGGCGTGATGTGGCAGTTCGCCGAGGCCGTGCGCGGCCTGGCGGACGGCTGTCTGGAGCTGGGCATCCCGGTCACCGGCGGCAACGTGAGCTTCTACAACCAGACCGGCGCCGCGGCCATCCACCCGACCCCGGTGGTGGGCGTGCTGGGGGTGCTGGACGACGTCGCGCAGCGGGTGCCGATGGGCTTCGAGCCGCGGCCGGCCGGCGACCACGACCAGCTCTTCCTGCTGGGGGAGACGCACGTCGAGCTGTCCGGCTCGGAGTGGGCCTGGGTGACCCACGAGCACCTCGGCGGCATCCCGCCGCAGGTCGACCTGGCCCGCGAGCGGCAGCTCGGCGAGCTGCTGGCGGAGGCGGCCCGGGTCGGGCACGTCAGCTCGGCGCACGACCTCTCCGACGGCGGCCTGGCGCAGAGCCTGGTCGAGTCCAGCCTGCGTCGTGGCGTCGGCGCGCAGATCGCGCTGCCGGAGCACTTCGCCGAGGGCTCGATGCCGTTCGTCTTCCTGTTCAGCGAGTCCGCCGGCCGGGTGCTGGTGTCGGTGCCGCGCGGGCACGAGAAGGCGTTCACCGCCCTCTGCGGTGAGCACGGCGTGCCGTGGGAGTTCATCGGCGTCACCGACCCGGCCAGCGGCGCGCTTGAGGTGCGCGGCCAGTTCCGGATCGGCCGCGACGAGTTGCGCGAGGCGCACGGAGCGACCCTGCCGCGTCTCTTCGGCCAGACCGAGGCGCCGCAGGTGGAGGTGGCGGCGACGCGTGCCGGCACCACCACCGTGCTGCCGTCCACCGCCGAGCAACCGGTCGGCGTGGAGCCGGCCGCTGTCGACGCGGAGCCGATCGCCGAGACCGGTCCCGCTGCCGAGGCCGAGGTTCCGGGCGACCGGGGCACTGTCGCGGCCGAGTCCACCGAGCCCGCGGCGAGCGGGCCCGAGGCGACGCCCGCCGGCGGCCCGAGCGAGGCGCCCGGGGCGACCGCCTCGGACGGCACCGAACCGGCTTCCGGTGAGCCCGACCAGCGCCCGGCGCCGGACCAGCGCTGA